From the Hevea brasiliensis isolate MT/VB/25A 57/8 chromosome 15, ASM3005281v1, whole genome shotgun sequence genome, one window contains:
- the LOC110672201 gene encoding protein DETOXIFICATION 19-like: MKMDNKQQQPREEQIQLLSNARLDGGGKKEEKEESRRKFWWKKVLDVEEAKKQIFFSLPMILTNVFYYLIPLVSVMFAGHLGELELAGATLANSWASVTGFAFLIGLSGSLETLCGQGFGAKLYRRLGIYLQASCAISFCFSIIISVIWFYTESILVSMHQDPQISVTAALYMKYLIPGLFAYGFLQNILRFLQTQSVVMPLVLFSIIPMCIHIGIAYALIHCTALGFKGAPLAVSISLWLSVLILAMYVIIAKKFEHTWDGFSFESFSYILINIKLALPSAAMVCLEYWAFEVLVLVAGIMPNSKITTSLIAICVNTEAVAYMLTYGLSAVASTRVSNELGAGNPDRAKGAMAVTLKLSVFLALIVVLALAFGHNIWAAMFSDSRAIIKDFAPMAPFLAISITVDSIQGVLSGVARGCGWQHLAVYANLATFYIIGMPIACLLGFKLKLYVKGLWIGLICGLSCQAATLSLITTQAKWTQAADLSISKDEENPLVS, encoded by the exons ATGAAGATGGACAACAAGCAGCAGCAGCCAAGGGAGGAGCAGATCCAATTGTTGTCAAACGCAAGGTTAGATGGCGGTGGAAAAAAAGAGGAGAAAGAAGAAAGCAGGAGAAAGTTCTGGTGGAAGAAGGTGTTAGATGTGGAGGAGGCCAAGAAACAAATCTTTTTTTCCCTACCCATGATTCTTACTAATGTTTTCTACTATTTGATACCTTTAGTTTCGGTCATGTTTGCTGGCCACCTTGGTGAGCTTGAGCTTGCTGGCGCCACTCTCGCCAATTCCTGGGCCAGCGTCACTGGCTTTGCCTTCTTG ATAGGTTTAAGTGGATCGCTTGAAACACTTTGTGGCCAAGGCTTTGGTGCTAAATTGTATAGAAGGTTGGGAATTTATCTGCAAGCGTCCTGCGCCATATCATTCTGCTTTTCCATTATCATCTCTGTAATCTGGTTTTATACGGAGTCAATTTTGGTCTCAATGCATCAAGATCCGCAAATTTCTGTCACTGCTGCTCTCTATATGAAGTATCTCATTCCTGGATTATTTGCATATGGATTCCTGCAGAACATCTTGAGGTTTCTTCAGACACAATCTGTTGTCATGCCCCTTGTCCTATTCTCAATTATACCAATGTGCATTCATATTGGTATTGCTTATGCTTTGATTCACTGCACAGCTCTTGGGTTCAAGGGAGCTCCACTCGCAGTTTCAATTTCATTGTGGTTATCAGTTCTTATTTTGGCTATGTATGTGATAATTGCAAAGAAATTTGAGCACACGTGGGATGGATTTTCATTCGAATCATTCAGCTACATTCTTATCAACATAAAACTAGCTCTTCCCTCTGCTGCAATGGTATG CTTGGAGTATTGGGCTTTTGAGGTTCTGGTGCTCGTAGCAGGAATAATGCCAAACTCTAAGATAACTACCTCATTAATTGCAATATG CGTGAACACAGAAGCTGTAGCCTACATGTTAACCTATGGTCTCAGTGCTGTTGCAAG CACAAGGGTATCTAATGAGTTGGGAGCAGGCAATCCAGACCGTGCTAAGGGAGCTATGGCTGTGACTCTCAAGCTCTCTGTCTTCCTTGCCCTCATAGTTGTTTTGGCTCTAGCATTTGGTCATAATATCTGGGCTGCAATGTTCAGTGACAGCCGTGCAATAATAAAGGATTTTGCCCCCATGGCACCCTTCCTTGCAATTTCCATTACAGTTGATTCCATTCAAGGTGTCTTGTCAG GAGTGGCCAGAGGATGTGGTTGGCAGCACTTAGCCGTATATGCTAACTTGGCAACATTTTACatcattggcatgccaatagcatGTCTTCTTGGATTCAAGTTGAAGCTTTATGTCAAG GGTTTGTGGATTGGCTTAATCTGCGGCCTTTCTTGCCAAGCTGCTACCCTCTCATTGATTACAACGCAAGCAAAATGGACTCAGGCGGCAGATCTTTCTATAAGCAAAGATGAAGAAAACCCACTTGTCAGttag
- the LOC110672204 gene encoding early nodulin-like protein 1: MASQLYPCLFFSLFACFFFSCSVAYTNFYVGGKNGWVVNPSEKYNDWAGRNRFQVNDTLIFKYKEGTDSVLLVKKDDYYNCNTKNPLKTLKSGTSVFQLDHSGPFFFISGKKDNCEKEQRLIVVVIAIRTKSVPPVSQPPIIYPNASSPVAHPPSISPASPSPKTPSLSPVPTVSPASPSPIAKTPSVSPSLSPVSPSPIAPTPSFAPSPKSPSSAPVPVPTVSPVSPSPNANTPSLAPSPESNTPQTSPVKSPSPSPSAILPTLSPTEAPSPATQAPNPPSPATAPTAASPAPSETSTPEPASSPGNDNTGNVNAPGPSRSASWALTPSMMMLFAVSFVVSVTICASPRGVY, encoded by the exons ATGGCGTCTCAATTATATCCgtgccttttcttttctttgtttgcttGCTTTTTCTTCTCTTGCTCAGTGGCGTACACCAATTTCTATGTGGGTGGCAAAAATGGTTGGGTTGTAAATCCTTCTGAGAAATATAATGACTGGGCTGGGAGAAATAGATTCCAAGTTAATGACACTCTCA TTTTTAAGTACAAAGAAGGAACAGACTCGGTGTTGCTTGTTAAGAAAGATGACTATTATAATTGCAACACAAAAAATCCTCTCAAGACTCTGAAATCAGGCACCTCTGTTTTTCAACTTGATCACTCTGGTCCTTTCTTTTTTATTAGTGGAAAAAAAGACAATTGTGAGAAGGAACAAAGATTGATCGTTGTAGTTATAGCTATTAGAACAAAATCAGTCCCACCAGTCTCTCAGCCTCCTATCATATACCCAAATGCGTCATCCCCAGTAGCTCACCCTCCATCTATTTCCCCTGCATCTCCATCACCCAAAACTCCATCATTGTCTCCGGTGCCTACAGTGTCCCCTGCTTCTCCATCGCCAATTGCCAAGACTCCCTCAGTGTCTCCATCACTGTCACCTGTTTCTCCATCGCCAATTGCCCCGACTCCCTCATTTGCTCCATCACCCAAATCTCCATCCTCAGCTCCGGTACCTGTACCTACAGTGTCCCCTGTTTCTCCATCACCTAATGCCAACACTCCCTCTTTGGCTCCATCACCAGAGTCTAATACTCCACAGACATCTCCAGTGAAGTCACCGTCTCCATCTCCTTCTGCAATATTACCAACATTATCTCCAACAGAGGCTCCTTCACCAGCAACTCAGGCACCAAACCCTCCATCTCCTGCAACTGCTCCTACTGCTGCCTCTCCAGCTCCGTCAGAAACATCCACACCTGAGCCAGCATCATCACCAGGCAACGATAATACTGGAAACGTCAATGCTCCTGGTCCATCTCGTTCTGCTTCATGGGCTTTAACTCCTTCAATGATGATGTTGTTTGCGGTCTCTTTTGTTGTCAGTGTTACTATTTGTGCATCTCCTCGGGGAGTCTATTGA
- the LOC110672198 gene encoding uncharacterized protein LOC110672198, whose amino-acid sequence MSRGTERLIKNVKQFADRQYKHITSHYGQQLIDIFEFPIKVVLSPFTLAFDIAGSAPRGFGVPELISKLSYLSVFAVATLGTYDIALELGKKVICQRNCRTCNGWQALRCNMCKGSGKVHYQVKNYTLRSGEKATAECVADAIADNRVELVHLPSTVDLNIPLPSKDCPTCDGTGVMGCPECKDKLQVRISADDIMEPPWKAYNVLRKMDYPYEHIVDSMKDPSIAAFWLFSLPQIVGGFNYDDDVKQKIWWQYKESVRYDQLRDLVAKRKPGWEHLQEALISIDPVRAREDPVIVKNIPYYKAKKALEVEVMKFDPPPRPQNWGELDLPLNASSWSEEDLKNPEKFYEMTVLLNAQRKIADKILDAQWETKWRQEKLNEILEEKVRPYIQNINNGVLSQPIVIQSQNKDKKGRRQRRWWFF is encoded by the exons ATGTCAAGAGGAACAGAACGTCTCATAAAGAATGTGAAGCAGTTCGCAGACAGGCAATACAAGCACATAACATCCCATTATGGCCAGCAATTGATTGACATTTTCGAGTTCCCAATTAAGGTGGTCTTGTCTCCTTTCACTCTTGCCTTTGACATTGCTGGCTCTGCTCCTCGCGGCTTTGGTGTCCCTGAGCTCATATCCAAGCTCTCTTATCTTTCTGTCTTT GCTGTTGCTACGCTTGGAACCTACGATATTGCTTTGGAGCTGGGAAAGAAGGTGATATGTCAAAG GAATTGTCGGACTTGCAATGGGTGGCAGGCATTGCGGTGTAATATGTGCAAAGGATCAGGGAAAGTGCATTACCAAGTGAAAAATTACACCTTAAGGAG TGGAGAGAAGGCAACGGCTGAATGTGTAGCAGATGCTATTGCTGACAACCGAGTGGAGTTGGTGCACCTTCCATCCACTGTGGATCTTAATATTCCTTTGCCATCTAAAGACTGTCCAACTTGTGATGGAACG GGTGTGATGGGCTGTCCTGAATGCAAAGACAAATTACAAGTCAGGATATCTGCAGATGAT ATTATGGAACCTCCATGGAAAGCCTATAACGTCTTGAGAAAGATGGACTATCCTTATGAG CATATAGTAGACAGTATGAAAGATCCCAGTATTGCTGCTTTTTGGTTATTTTCCTTACCTCAAATTGTGGGTGGATTCAACTATGATGATGATGTAAAGCAAAAAATTTGGTGGCAGTACAAG gAATCTGTGCGATATGATCAACTACGAGATTTGGTAGCAAAGCGAAAGCCAGGGTGGGAGCACTTGCAGGAA GCCTTGATATCTATAGATCCTGTCCGTGCCAGAGAAGATCCTGTGATTGTGAAAAATATCCCATACTACAAGGCCAAAAAGGCACTAGAGGTAGAGGTCATGAAATTTGACCCTCCACCACGACCACAAAATTGGGGC GAGCTGGACCTTCCATTGAATGCATCATCCTGGAGTGAGGAAGATCTTAAAAATCCAGAAAAATTCTATGAGATGACTGTTCTTCTGAATGCACAAAGAAAAATTGCTGATAAAATCTTGGATGCACAGTGGGAAACTAAATGGCGCCAGGAAAAG TTGAATGAGATTTTGGAGGAGAAGGTGCGGCCATACATTCAGAACATCAACAATGGGGTCCTTTCCCAGCCTATTGTAATACAATCACAGAATAAGGATAAAAAG GGTCGTCGGCAAAGGAGATGGTGGTTTTTCTGA